The Deinococcus koreensis genome window below encodes:
- a CDS encoding DUF305 domain-containing protein — protein MNRRVRTPAALLLLALVGLAALFFLLPGRTAPAESSREVRFVREMTQHHVQAIDMATRLRDRTRDRTLRSLALDIILSQQEQIGQMRGWLTLWGRPWGGAGMDAAHARAMGMATPAEVQSLDTLSVPQAEVRFLQLMRRHHQGALAMVQPVLSGPLRPEVRALARQIAASQGAEIRLMDSLLKERGATPLPAPGQDMDGMDMGGAGEKHDH, from the coding sequence GTGAACAGACGCGTCCGCACGCCCGCCGCCCTGCTGCTGCTCGCGCTGGTCGGCCTGGCCGCCCTCTTCTTCCTGCTGCCGGGCCGTACGGCTCCGGCCGAATCCAGCCGGGAGGTGCGCTTCGTGCGCGAGATGACCCAGCACCACGTCCAGGCCATCGACATGGCCACGCGGCTGCGCGACCGCACCCGTGACCGCACCCTGCGCTCGCTGGCGCTGGACATCATACTCTCGCAGCAGGAGCAGATCGGGCAGATGCGCGGCTGGCTGACCCTCTGGGGCCGGCCCTGGGGCGGGGCGGGCATGGACGCCGCACACGCCCGCGCCATGGGCATGGCCACCCCCGCCGAGGTGCAGAGTCTGGACACCCTGAGCGTGCCCCAGGCCGAGGTGAGGTTCCTGCAGCTGATGCGCCGCCACCACCAGGGCGCGCTGGCCATGGTGCAGCCTGTCCTGAGCGGCCCGCTGCGGCCCGAGGTGCGCGCGCTGGCCCGCCAGATCGCCGCCTCCCAGGGCGCCGAGATCCGCCTGATGGACTCGCTCCTGAAGGAAAGGGGGGCCACTCCCCTGCCCGCGCCGGGTCAGGACATGGACGGCATGGACATGGGCGGCGCCGGGGAGAAGCACGACCACTGA
- a CDS encoding GNAT family N-acetyltransferase, whose amino-acid sequence MIRPMQTTDAADLLALLHWMDDAPEREVFAPDAREVGELLLECEDSGGLVHEDDEGVRAYCALSPFRDGMVLEGPIGDGGPLAALVVRAVQDAEGLPVYAFCARDNQGVRDALEAAGFSPMHTTDFYSSVLEPLARRAVLPAGHQIRRSLPISEYRALYRASEDTWARRLDWTPEQYDAHFARDDVRLIALLRGGQTVGFAELEFTPDDARADVTYLAVHPAERGQRYGQLLLALAAAEAQTRPELRRLRTRAHDHMQPARALYTHAGLTHCRSVVTYLREGDEEV is encoded by the coding sequence ATGATCCGCCCCATGCAGACCACCGACGCCGCCGACCTGCTCGCCCTGCTGCACTGGATGGACGACGCTCCGGAGCGTGAGGTGTTCGCCCCCGACGCCCGCGAGGTCGGCGAACTGCTGCTGGAGTGCGAGGACAGCGGCGGTCTGGTTCACGAGGACGACGAGGGCGTGCGGGCCTACTGCGCCCTGTCGCCCTTCCGCGACGGCATGGTGCTCGAAGGCCCCATCGGCGACGGCGGCCCGCTGGCCGCGCTGGTGGTGCGCGCGGTGCAGGACGCCGAGGGTCTGCCGGTCTACGCCTTCTGCGCCCGCGATAACCAGGGGGTGCGCGACGCGCTGGAAGCGGCGGGCTTCTCGCCCATGCACACCACAGACTTCTACAGTTCGGTGCTGGAGCCGCTGGCCCGGCGGGCCGTGCTGCCCGCCGGCCACCAGATCCGGCGTTCCCTGCCCATCAGCGAATACCGCGCCCTGTACCGCGCCAGCGAGGACACCTGGGCCCGCCGGCTGGACTGGACGCCCGAGCAATATGACGCCCACTTCGCCCGCGACGACGTGCGCCTGATCGCGCTGCTGCGCGGAGGCCAGACCGTGGGCTTCGCGGAACTGGAGTTCACCCCGGACGACGCCCGGGCCGACGTGACCTACCTGGCGGTGCACCCGGCCGAGCGCGGCCAGCGCTACGGCCAGCTGCTGCTCGCCCTGGCCGCCGCCGAGGCCCAGACCCGCCCGGAGCTGCGCCGCCTGCGTACCCGCGCCCACGACCACATGCAGCCGGCCCGCGCGCTCTACACGCACGCCGGCCTGACCCATTGCCGCTCGGTGGTCACCTACCTCCGCGAGGGCGACGAGGAGGTGTAG